In Acidaminococcus fermentans DSM 20731, one genomic interval encodes:
- the mtnP gene encoding S-methyl-5'-thioadenosine phosphorylase encodes MRKIGIIGGTGVEDASAFGKLAPLTVETPFGQARCLKGTAAGHEIYFLARHGLDHSVPPHKINYRANIFALKKLGVTEILSFTAVGSLNRGLPPGTFVVTSQLLDFTKSRVNTFFNGENGQVAHVDFAQPYCPALRERLNRCLVKLGLRHSKQGTYVVTEGPRYETAAEVRMYAAMGGDVAGMTNMPEAVLAREAEICYANCSVVTNMGSGLAVRSLSHEEVTEAMERLEKQILAVIEAYVNDDGPLTHSCQCREALKEYGGFRLEAFGGDAKEE; translated from the coding sequence TTGCGCAAAATCGGGATCATCGGCGGCACCGGGGTGGAGGACGCCTCCGCCTTCGGGAAGCTGGCTCCTCTTACGGTGGAAACGCCCTTCGGCCAGGCCCGCTGCCTGAAGGGGACCGCCGCCGGCCATGAGATCTATTTCCTGGCCCGGCACGGCCTGGACCACAGCGTCCCGCCCCACAAGATCAATTACCGGGCCAACATCTTTGCCCTGAAAAAACTGGGGGTCACGGAGATCCTGTCCTTTACGGCAGTGGGATCCCTGAACCGGGGACTGCCTCCCGGCACCTTTGTGGTGACCAGCCAGCTGCTGGACTTTACCAAAAGCCGGGTGAACACCTTCTTCAACGGGGAAAACGGCCAGGTGGCCCATGTGGATTTCGCCCAGCCCTACTGCCCGGCTCTCCGGGAACGGCTGAACCGCTGCCTGGTGAAACTGGGGCTCCGGCACAGCAAACAGGGGACCTACGTGGTCACCGAAGGGCCCCGGTACGAAACTGCGGCGGAAGTGCGGATGTATGCCGCCATGGGAGGCGATGTGGCCGGCATGACCAACATGCCGGAAGCGGTGCTGGCCCGGGAAGCGGAAATCTGCTATGCCAACTGCTCCGTGGTCACCAACATGGGGTCGGGGCTGGCGGTCCGGTCCCTGTCCCACGAAGAAGTGACGGAAGCCATGGAACGGCTGGAAAAGCAGATCCTGGCGGTGATCGAAGCCTATGTGAACGATGACGGTCCCCTGACCCACAGCTGCCAGTGCCGGGAAGCCCTGAAGGAATACGGGGGATTCCGGCTGGAAGCCTTCGGCGGGGATGCAAAGGAGGAATGA
- a CDS encoding HAD-IA family hydrolase: MAVRGILFDFDGTLANTTPLILATFHQTLDHFVPERKVEDQAIINTFGLPLREGLAGLAGCTDPAELDRMTAYYRQYNTAWHDEMIRPFPGVKEGLTALRRAGVPMAIVTSKFKASCQRGLRCLGLEDCIDGIIGCQECTAHKPDPEPMEKGLELLGLRGEECLCVGDSPYDLVSGKKAGCRTVKVGWTSFSQDFFDRFIRPDHTIGTLKDLLSFVEPSKPER; the protein is encoded by the coding sequence GTGGCTGTACGGGGAATTTTATTTGACTTTGACGGGACGCTGGCCAACACCACGCCCCTGATCCTGGCCACTTTCCATCAGACCCTGGACCATTTCGTCCCGGAACGGAAGGTGGAGGACCAGGCCATCATCAACACCTTCGGCCTTCCCCTGCGGGAGGGCCTGGCAGGGCTGGCCGGCTGCACCGACCCGGCGGAACTGGACCGGATGACGGCCTATTACCGCCAGTACAACACCGCCTGGCATGATGAAATGATCCGCCCCTTTCCCGGGGTGAAGGAAGGGCTCACCGCCCTGCGCCGGGCCGGGGTTCCCATGGCCATCGTCACCAGCAAGTTCAAGGCCAGCTGCCAGCGGGGACTCCGGTGCCTGGGGCTGGAGGACTGCATCGACGGCATCATCGGATGCCAGGAGTGCACCGCCCACAAACCGGATCCGGAACCCATGGAAAAGGGCCTGGAGCTGCTGGGGCTCCGGGGGGAGGAATGCCTCTGTGTGGGAGACAGCCCCTATGACCTGGTCAGCGGCAAAAAAGCCGGCTGCCGGACGGTGAAAGTGGGCTGGACCTCCTTCTCCCAGGATTTCTTCGACCGGTTCATCCGGCCCGACCATACCATCGGCACCCTGAAAGACCTGCTTTCCTTCGTGGAACCATCAAAACCAGAGAGGTGA
- a CDS encoding amidohydrolase, translating to MVYDIAIKDVELTEPGDGTLFNIGINGSTIGYVGTDPVEGKTVLDGRDHLAVPGWVNAHTHVAMTLFRSYADDMALMDWLQNRIWPLEARLDGRAVYWGSLLGIGEMIRTGTTCFADMYFFMEETAKAAADSGIRAVLSRGLTGSSPEDGAARLEENTQLYKTWNGAQNGRITVMFGPHAPYTCSPDYLKTVIARARELGAEIHMHLAETAGEVADCLKQYGKSPIALMEELGMFEGGTLAAHCVHVDEADQDILARHGVRVAHNPQSNLKLASGIAPVASMLKKGITVGLGTDGASSNNNLDMLEEVRLAAMLAKTQSGDPKAVPASQALAMGTWMGAKAVGLKDTGKLEVGQKADIVLYNMDSPAWYPRHDRTSLLVYAASSADVDTVLVDGNILLRKGELTTIDLEKVTAEVGQCLKEMTASAE from the coding sequence ATGGTCTATGATATTGCAATCAAGGATGTGGAACTGACGGAACCCGGGGACGGGACCCTGTTCAACATCGGGATCAACGGCAGCACCATCGGGTATGTGGGCACGGACCCGGTGGAAGGAAAAACCGTGCTGGACGGCCGGGATCACCTGGCGGTGCCCGGGTGGGTGAACGCCCATACCCATGTGGCCATGACCCTGTTCCGCAGCTATGCCGACGACATGGCCCTGATGGACTGGCTCCAGAACCGTATCTGGCCCCTGGAAGCCAGACTGGACGGCCGGGCGGTGTACTGGGGGAGCCTGCTGGGCATCGGAGAGATGATCCGCACCGGCACCACCTGTTTCGCCGACATGTATTTCTTTATGGAAGAGACCGCCAAGGCGGCGGCGGACAGCGGCATCCGGGCCGTATTGTCCCGGGGGCTCACCGGCAGCAGCCCGGAAGACGGAGCCGCCCGGCTGGAAGAGAACACCCAGCTGTACAAAACCTGGAACGGAGCCCAGAACGGCCGGATCACCGTGATGTTCGGGCCCCACGCTCCCTACACCTGCAGCCCGGACTACCTGAAGACCGTCATTGCCCGGGCCCGGGAACTGGGTGCGGAGATCCACATGCATCTGGCGGAGACCGCCGGGGAAGTGGCGGACTGCCTGAAACAGTACGGCAAGAGCCCCATCGCCCTGATGGAGGAACTGGGGATGTTCGAAGGGGGAACCCTGGCGGCCCACTGCGTCCATGTGGATGAGGCGGACCAGGACATCCTGGCCCGGCACGGGGTCCGGGTGGCCCACAACCCCCAGAGCAACCTGAAACTGGCCAGCGGCATCGCTCCGGTGGCCAGCATGCTGAAAAAAGGCATCACCGTGGGCCTGGGCACCGACGGGGCCAGCAGCAACAACAACCTGGACATGCTGGAGGAAGTGCGGCTGGCGGCCATGCTGGCCAAGACCCAGTCCGGGGATCCCAAGGCGGTACCGGCCTCCCAGGCCCTGGCCATGGGCACCTGGATGGGCGCCAAAGCCGTGGGGCTGAAGGACACCGGGAAGCTGGAAGTGGGACAGAAGGCGGACATCGTATTGTACAATATGGATTCGCCCGCCTGGTACCCCCGGCACGACCGGACGTCCCTCCTGGTGTACGCCGCATCCTCCGCGGATGTGGACACGGTGCTGGTGGACGGCAACATCCTGCTGCGCAAAGGAGAACTGACCACCATCGACCTGGAAAAAGTCACTGCGGAAGTGGGACAGTGCTTGAAGGAAATGACAGCCAGTGCAGAGTGA
- a CDS encoding sulfide/dihydroorotate dehydrogenase-like FAD/NAD-binding protein: MAKILKKLQLAPAVWEFEVDAPLIAHKCKPGQFVMVLVDETSERIPLTIGDFDREKGTITLMVQAVGNTTRHLCEDFAQGDEIQHILGPLGQPSEMGRFGTVVMVCGGIGVAPVHPIARAYHELGNKVITIIGGRHKDLILWRDRMEKISDEVIITTDDGSEGIRGFVTDPLRKMLEEGNHPDLVVAIGPIIMMMNVAKVTQPYNVKTTASLSCLMVDGTGMCGGCRVQVGGESKFTCCDGPEFDAHQVDFKNLMQRSKMYKDQEAVEYSCGGHCRCVEE, encoded by the coding sequence GTGGCAAAGATCTTGAAAAAACTGCAGCTGGCACCTGCAGTCTGGGAATTTGAAGTGGATGCGCCTCTGATTGCGCACAAATGCAAACCGGGACAGTTCGTCATGGTACTGGTGGACGAAACCAGCGAACGGATCCCTCTGACCATTGGTGATTTCGACCGGGAAAAAGGCACCATCACCCTGATGGTCCAGGCGGTGGGGAACACCACCCGGCATCTGTGCGAGGATTTCGCCCAGGGAGACGAGATCCAGCACATCCTGGGGCCTCTGGGCCAGCCTTCTGAAATGGGCAGATTCGGCACTGTGGTCATGGTCTGCGGGGGCATCGGCGTGGCGCCGGTCCATCCCATTGCCCGGGCCTACCACGAACTGGGCAACAAGGTGATCACCATCATCGGGGGCCGGCACAAGGATCTGATCCTGTGGCGGGACCGGATGGAAAAGATCAGCGATGAAGTGATCATCACCACCGATGACGGGTCCGAAGGCATCAGGGGCTTTGTCACCGATCCTCTCCGGAAAATGCTGGAAGAAGGGAACCATCCGGACCTGGTGGTGGCCATCGGCCCCATCATCATGATGATGAACGTGGCCAAGGTCACCCAGCCTTACAACGTGAAGACCACCGCCAGCCTCAGCTGCCTCATGGTGGACGGCACCGGCATGTGCGGCGGCTGCCGGGTGCAGGTGGGGGGCGAAAGCAAATTCACCTGCTGTGACGGGCCGGAATTCGATGCCCATCAGGTGGATTTCAAAAATCTGATGCAGCGTTCCAAGATGTACAAGGACCAGGAAGCAGTAGAATACAGTTGCGGGGGGCATTGCAGATGCGTGGAGGAATGA
- a CDS encoding OmpA family protein: MQKKMFAVTLAVLASVASMGFAAPQTSWEQGEWQLNAGAWAPKAKFDGNESSTKWNFDGGVGYGLSDKWALEYNYRGLKTKAGDFKTDGDQNEVNLVYSLNKNWALFGGWNRINNDFDGSYHGPHTGSADSVINNVAQFGVRTKYDLAKNLAFYAEGALGTKKTSQWDAGLAYTIADNWDLNAGYRYVDTKLNDDSNIKYRGFLVGLSYRFGGHKKAAPVVEEPVAPTVAEPAASAHVYNDYYLDSIHFDSDVDTPKASEAAKLANFVAVAKAHPDSTFKLVGNTDSDASNAYNEDLSKRRVLNVARYANDNGVAASRMQLNYKGENNPVSSNATEAGKADNRRVDIWEHK, from the coding sequence ATGCAGAAGAAAATGTTTGCAGTGACGCTGGCTGTGCTGGCATCCGTGGCCTCCATGGGCTTTGCAGCTCCCCAGACCAGCTGGGAACAGGGGGAATGGCAGCTGAACGCAGGAGCCTGGGCTCCCAAAGCCAAATTCGACGGCAATGAATCCAGCACCAAATGGAACTTTGACGGCGGTGTGGGCTACGGACTGTCCGACAAATGGGCTCTGGAATACAACTATCGGGGCCTGAAGACCAAAGCCGGGGATTTCAAGACCGACGGGGACCAGAACGAAGTGAACCTGGTTTACAGCCTGAACAAGAACTGGGCTCTGTTTGGCGGCTGGAACCGGATCAACAATGATTTCGACGGCAGCTACCATGGGCCCCACACCGGCAGCGCTGACAGCGTGATCAACAACGTGGCCCAGTTCGGGGTACGGACCAAATACGACCTGGCCAAAAACCTGGCCTTCTATGCAGAAGGCGCCCTGGGCACCAAGAAGACCAGCCAGTGGGATGCGGGCCTGGCCTACACCATTGCGGACAACTGGGATTTGAACGCCGGCTACCGGTATGTGGATACCAAGCTGAACGATGACAGCAACATCAAATACCGTGGCTTCCTGGTAGGCCTGTCCTACCGGTTCGGAGGCCACAAGAAGGCAGCCCCCGTGGTGGAAGAACCGGTGGCACCGACGGTGGCTGAACCGGCAGCTTCCGCTCATGTGTACAATGACTACTATCTGGACAGCATCCACTTCGATTCCGATGTGGATACCCCGAAAGCTTCCGAAGCGGCCAAACTGGCCAACTTCGTAGCTGTGGCCAAGGCCCATCCGGATTCCACCTTCAAACTGGTAGGGAACACCGACTCCGATGCTTCCAACGCCTACAATGAAGACCTGTCCAAACGCCGTGTACTGAACGTGGCCAGATACGCCAACGACAACGGCGTGGCTGCTTCCCGGATGCAGCTGAACTACAAGGGTGAAAACAACCCTGTATCCTCCAACGCCACCGAAGCCGGCAAAGCCGACAACCGTCGCGTGGATATCTGGGAACATAAATAA
- the gltA gene encoding NADPH-dependent glutamate synthase, whose amino-acid sequence MRGGMRNPMPEQPADVRNHNFEEVALGYPEDVAVDEAQRCLNCKNPQCVKGCPVNVDIPQFIHAVTERDFDGAIHILKNKNSLPAVCGRVCPQENQCEKHCILGIKGEPVAIGRLERFVADRAREAGTDIVKEGLAPKNGIKVAVVGGGPSCLTAAGDLAKLGYDVTLFEALHKVGGVLMYGIPEFRLPKAIVQHEIQQLKELGVKIMTDVVIGRTFTLHELLGEEGFQAVYVGTGAGLPHFMRIPGEALNGVYAANEFLTRVNLMGAWKFPKMATPVYVGKNVAVVGAGNVAMDAARTAKRLGAENVYVVYRRSEAEMPARKEEIAHAKAEGIELHMLNNPVKILGNEEGWVTGIECVRTELGEPDASGRRSPVEIPGSNHVFDVDMVVMAIGQGPNPLLKHTTPDLVTNRKGLITVDEKEETFIPGVFAGGDIVTGAATVISAMGAGKKAAREIDAYLKEKLGK is encoded by the coding sequence ATGCGTGGAGGAATGAGAAATCCCATGCCGGAACAGCCGGCGGATGTACGGAACCATAACTTTGAAGAAGTGGCCCTGGGCTACCCGGAAGACGTGGCGGTGGACGAAGCCCAGCGCTGCCTCAACTGCAAGAATCCCCAGTGCGTCAAGGGCTGCCCGGTGAACGTGGATATCCCCCAGTTCATCCATGCGGTGACGGAACGGGATTTTGACGGAGCCATCCACATCCTGAAGAACAAGAACTCCCTGCCCGCTGTGTGCGGCCGGGTGTGCCCCCAGGAAAACCAGTGCGAAAAACACTGCATCCTGGGCATCAAGGGAGAACCGGTGGCCATCGGCCGTCTGGAACGGTTCGTGGCGGACCGGGCCCGGGAAGCGGGCACGGATATCGTGAAAGAAGGCCTGGCACCCAAGAACGGCATCAAAGTGGCCGTGGTGGGGGGCGGACCTTCCTGCCTCACCGCCGCCGGGGACCTGGCCAAACTGGGCTATGACGTGACGCTGTTCGAAGCCCTCCACAAGGTGGGCGGGGTGCTCATGTACGGCATTCCCGAATTCCGTCTGCCCAAGGCCATCGTCCAGCACGAAATCCAGCAGCTGAAGGAACTGGGCGTGAAGATCATGACCGATGTGGTGATCGGCCGCACCTTCACCCTCCACGAACTTCTGGGCGAAGAAGGATTCCAGGCCGTGTACGTGGGCACCGGCGCCGGGCTGCCCCATTTCATGCGGATCCCCGGAGAAGCCCTGAACGGGGTGTATGCCGCCAACGAATTCCTCACCCGGGTGAACCTGATGGGAGCCTGGAAGTTCCCGAAAATGGCCACCCCCGTGTATGTGGGGAAGAACGTGGCCGTAGTGGGGGCCGGCAACGTGGCCATGGATGCCGCCCGGACCGCCAAGCGGCTGGGGGCGGAAAACGTCTATGTGGTGTACCGCCGGAGCGAAGCGGAAATGCCCGCCCGGAAGGAAGAAATCGCCCACGCCAAGGCGGAAGGCATCGAACTCCACATGCTGAACAACCCGGTGAAGATCCTGGGCAACGAAGAGGGCTGGGTCACCGGCATCGAATGTGTCCGGACGGAACTGGGCGAACCGGATGCCTCCGGCCGCCGGAGCCCGGTGGAAATCCCCGGCTCCAACCATGTGTTTGACGTGGACATGGTGGTGATGGCCATCGGCCAGGGGCCCAACCCCCTGCTGAAGCACACCACCCCGGACCTGGTGACCAACCGGAAAGGGCTCATTACCGTGGACGAAAAAGAAGAAACCTTCATTCCGGGGGTCTTTGCCGGGGGCGATATCGTCACCGGGGCTGCGACGGTGATTTCCGCCATGGGGGCCGGCAAGAAGGCTGCCCGGGAAATCGACGCCTATCTGAAAGAAAAATTAGGGAAGTAA